ATACAAGGCCAGAAAGCATAAACCATAGCATATCCTCGAATCCTTGATGGGATACCTTATATATTTTCTTGTAGTTCCCCCAAAGCTTAGGTATAAACGTCCTTCGTTGTATCAGCCAACGATCCATAATCACTTCATACAATATATATTCAGAAGCAAAACTTTGAAATATTAGACAAAAACCTGATATAGCTAAGCAGAGCAAGATGGCTATAGCCGTGCTGAATGCTTTGGATACTGCTAAAACACAATGGTACCACATGACCGCCATTGTCATTGCCGGAATGGGCTTTTTCACCGACGCCTATGACCTATTCGTCATAACCACCGTTTCGAAACTCCTCGGCCGCCTCTACTATTACGACCCCAGCACAGGAAAGCCGGGAAAGCTCCCGGTAAGCGTCAACAACTTGGTCACCGGAGTTGCCCTAGTTGGAACCCTATCCGGCCAACTATTCTTTGGCTACCTCGGAGACAAGCTTGGCCGCAAGAAAGTGTACGGCATCACCTTGATCATGATGGTCGTCTGCGCCATTTGCTCCGGCCTGTCCTTCGGGTCTACATCGGGTTCTGTGATGACAACCCTTTGTTTCTTTAGGTTTTGGCTTGGTTTCGGCATCGGCGGAGATTATCCCCTCTCCGCCACCATCATGTCTGAATATGCCAACAAAAAAACACGTGGCGCTTTTATAGCGGCGGTGTTTGCCATGCAAGGAGTAGGGATCATCTTTGCAGGGTTGGTTTCCATGACACTCTCGGCAATCTTCCTCCACTATTACGACACTCCTGGATTCAACAAAAACCCTGCCGAGTATTCCGATGTGTTCTCCACCCAACCGGAGGCCGATTATCTGTGGAGGATTGTCCTCATGATCGGAGCTTTGCCGGCTATCGTGACGTTTTACTGGCGGATGAAAATGCCCGAAACGGCTCGTTACACGGCGTTGATCGAAGGAAACGCCAAGCAAGCCGCGAGTGACATGGGTAGTGTTTTAGAGATTGAAATTCAAGCTGAGCAGGACAAGGTGGCGCAGTTCAAAGCTGCAAACGAGTACTCTTTGCTCTCAAAAGAGTTTTTCCGGCGACACGGGAAGCATCTCATCGGAACAACGACGACTTGGTTCTTGCTAGACATTGCATTCTACAGCCAAAACCTTACTCAGAAGGACATTTTCCAAAATATGGGTCTCACTGAGAAACCACAATTTGTCAATGCTCTTAGAGAAGTCTTCCAAACCTCCAGGGCCATGTTTATAGTTGCAATGTTCGGGACCTTCCCTGGTTACTGGTTCACTGTCTTCCTCATCGAGAGACTCGGCCGGTTCAAAATCCAACTCGTCGGGTTTTTCATGATGTCCTTCTTCATGTTCATCATAGGGTTCAAATATATTGAACTCAGGACTCACAAGTACACGTTTGCCACTCTATACGGTTTGACATTCTTCTTCGCCAACTTTGGCCCCAACAGCACCACGTTTGTGCTTCCGGCCGAGTTGTTCCCGACCCGTGTGAGATCCACGTGTCACGCGATTAGCGCGGCGTGCGGGAAGGCCGGTGCGATGGTTGGTGCATTTGGGGTGCAAACCTATACTTTGGATTCCGACCCCAACAAAATTAAGAAGGCTATGTTGTTCTTGGCATTTACCAACATGTTAGGGTTTTGCTTCACGTTTTTGGTCACCGAGACCAAAGGTAGGTCCTTGGAGGAGATCTCTGGTGAGGATGGCGGCAATGGTAGCAATGGTACCGGAGGCAAAAATGAAACACAGATGACCGCTACACCAGTCACCAGCTAGGTAGGGAAGATTAGGGTAATCAAATATTCAAATAAATGAGCAATATCATTTTGCCGTTAATACATGTATCTGGTGAACTAGCTATCAATAAGAGCTCAAAGCTCGTACCATGTCAATAGTTTTGTTTGAAATGTAAATAACGAGTGTGGCAATATTATCTTATCTCTAATACATAATGCATATATACTTATATATGGATCGGAACTATCAGTCTATCACAACGAGCTAGCTATATATCTTCGAATTCTGAACTCATTATGTAATCAAAAATCAATATTTACAGTTTATTTCAAAAAAAATGATAATAATAATAACGTTTCCGAAGCTAGTCATCCACGTTAGCACAAAAAATTGGATTGATGGTCGACATTGAAATAGTCTGGCAAATATGATGCAGAAAATAGTCAAAAATGGAAGTTGATGAAGAAGTAGAATACTGTTTATTTGCAGTTGAAACAGATGGACAATGTATGTACTGGGAAGCAAATGTGATTGGATATGTACTGGGAAGCAAATGTCATTGGAGCTGTAATCATTCGATTCTAAGAGCTTATTCTAACAGTCGCATAAAAAGTGCATATATAGATGTGCAAGTCCTAATTTCGAAGTCCCTTTTCCACGTACTCTCCCAGAACAATTTAATCCAATTGGCGATTGGAACGTTCATTTTTCGTGTTCTATTGAGTTAGCAAATCAAAAACATAATATGGTCTAAGATTTTATGAGCGTAATCATACAGTATATATGTGACATTCCAGGTTGCCTTGTTTGGCCTTGATCTTCTGTGACATTCTGTCATTCTGATTAGATCGATCATAGCCAGCTCAAATAACAAATTGCTATTCCCATCTCTCTTGAATCCATCAACATGATTATAAAGTCTGTTGGATCTTCTGGATATATAAGACCTAGCTACCTGGGTTTAAATAACCGATGTAAATTACAGCATATTCGATAGAAATACCAGTCCCAGAAACTGATGTGTTTGTATTAGATGATACTATGATAGATCTCCACCTTAATCGTTTGTATCAACCATGCACCAATAATTGATAAACGTACCAGTAACCATCTATCTTACCCCTTGTAATTTGTTCTAGAAATTACAAAAACAGATAAAAAGCTTAAGTTATATGTACATACGTACTTTATGTTTGTAGGTAGCTAGGGATAAATCAAGTATTAATTAACTAATTAATTAGGCCATAAGAACAAAGTATATGTATGCAGGATATGCCCTCCTACCCTATGTGAGTTTCTATGGTAAACCCACAAATCTTAGGTATAAACGTCGACCCCTTGTTGTATTAGCTATCTAGCTCTATATTTGATCCATTGGTCCTTTCCTAAAGACGCACCTTATATGAAATCAAGGGATG
Above is a window of Fragaria vesca subsp. vesca linkage group LG7, FraVesHawaii_1.0, whole genome shotgun sequence DNA encoding:
- the LOC101299434 gene encoding inorganic phosphate transporter 1-11-like, with the translated sequence MAIAVLNALDTAKTQWYHMTAIVIAGMGFFTDAYDLFVITTVSKLLGRLYYYDPSTGKPGKLPVSVNNLVTGVALVGTLSGQLFFGYLGDKLGRKKVYGITLIMMVVCAICSGLSFGSTSGSVMTTLCFFRFWLGFGIGGDYPLSATIMSEYANKKTRGAFIAAVFAMQGVGIIFAGLVSMTLSAIFLHYYDTPGFNKNPAEYSDVFSTQPEADYLWRIVLMIGALPAIVTFYWRMKMPETARYTALIEGNAKQAASDMGSVLEIEIQAEQDKVAQFKAANEYSLLSKEFFRRHGKHLIGTTTTWFLLDIAFYSQNLTQKDIFQNMGLTEKPQFVNALREVFQTSRAMFIVAMFGTFPGYWFTVFLIERLGRFKIQLVGFFMMSFFMFIIGFKYIELRTHKYTFATLYGLTFFFANFGPNSTTFVLPAELFPTRVRSTCHAISAACGKAGAMVGAFGVQTYTLDSDPNKIKKAMLFLAFTNMLGFCFTFLVTETKGRSLEEISGEDGGNGSNGTGGKNETQMTATPVTS